A DNA window from Desulfobacterales bacterium contains the following coding sequences:
- a CDS encoding oxaloacetate decarboxylase, producing MINKCVQLRKMLQSGKLIVAPGAYDGISARLVEKAGFPAIYVTGAGVASSRLGLPDMGLTTMIEALEAVRNIVNVTSIPVICDADTGYGNALNLIRTVREFEKIGVAALQIEDQVTPKRCGHTEGKQLITKEEMVKKIEAFRFARTNDDLVLIARTDAIAVNGFDDAIERARAYAAAGADVIFVEAPCSVEQLKAVVQALPGVLLLVNMVEGGGKTPILPASELEAIGFNLAIYPTSVWMASIYAIQKVLQELKIHGTPDGYADKMVSFEEMFELVDRSGYMALEKRFLAL from the coding sequence GTGATCAATAAATGTGTTCAGCTCAGAAAGATGTTACAAAGTGGCAAACTTATCGTTGCTCCGGGCGCCTATGACGGAATTTCCGCCCGTCTGGTGGAAAAGGCTGGGTTTCCGGCAATTTACGTCACCGGTGCCGGAGTTGCCAGCAGCCGCCTGGGGTTACCGGATATGGGGCTCACGACCATGATCGAAGCCTTGGAGGCTGTCAGGAATATCGTCAACGTGACCAGTATTCCGGTTATCTGCGATGCGGATACCGGCTACGGCAATGCCTTGAATTTAATACGCACCGTCAGGGAATTCGAGAAAATCGGCGTTGCGGCGCTTCAGATCGAAGACCAGGTGACCCCCAAGCGTTGCGGCCATACGGAAGGCAAACAGCTCATCACAAAAGAGGAGATGGTAAAAAAAATTGAGGCCTTTCGCTTCGCTAGAACAAACGACGATCTGGTTCTGATCGCTCGCACGGATGCCATCGCCGTAAACGGATTCGACGATGCTATCGAAAGAGCCCGAGCCTACGCAGCAGCCGGGGCGGACGTGATTTTTGTCGAGGCGCCTTGCTCAGTCGAACAATTAAAGGCAGTTGTCCAAGCCCTGCCAGGTGTTCTGTTGCTGGTCAATATGGTGGAAGGCGGCGGTAAGACCCCGATCCTGCCCGCGTCGGAACTTGAAGCCATTGGTTTTAATCTCGCGATTTATCCCACCTCCGTCTGGATGGCTTCTATCTACGCTATTCAGAAGGTCCTCCAAGAGCTGAAGATCCATGGAACGCCTGATGGGTATGCCGATAAAATGGTTTCCTTTGAGGAAATGTTTGAGTTGGTCGACCGTTCCGGTTACATGGCCTTGGAGAAACGATTTTTGGCATTGTAA
- a CDS encoding GntR family transcriptional regulator, with the protein MTKFKYSQTTEKAYEIIKKQLIEGKHVAGGKLDERSLSDELGTSRTPIREALNQLRQEGYIERVLRVGHVVKHFSLKEFKELYAVRTVLEVTAVRMALDHSDDEKIAALHSILESSHKSTQLPGQRRQYITDEGLEFHMLLNSYCGNETLYKYLSSVTEKITLIHRRLKEDSSGYDRSCDSLVEHRRIFEAFANRDADQLEKAVRDHNASAQQYDIDSLLRDGKSLI; encoded by the coding sequence ATGACAAAATTCAAATATTCACAAACAACCGAAAAAGCTTACGAGATCATCAAAAAACAACTCATCGAGGGCAAGCACGTTGCCGGCGGTAAACTGGACGAACGCAGCCTGAGCGATGAATTGGGCACAAGCCGTACTCCGATTAGGGAGGCCTTGAATCAATTGCGTCAGGAAGGGTATATCGAAAGAGTTCTCAGGGTCGGCCATGTCGTCAAACATTTTTCTTTAAAGGAATTTAAAGAACTGTATGCGGTCAGGACGGTTCTGGAAGTAACCGCCGTCAGAATGGCCCTGGATCATAGCGATGATGAGAAAATCGCCGCGTTGCACTCGATTCTCGAATCCAGCCACAAGAGCACTCAACTGCCAGGCCAACGAAGGCAATATATCACCGACGAAGGTCTTGAATTCCATATGCTGCTAAACAGCTACTGCGGTAACGAAACTCTCTATAAATATTTGAGTAGCGTGACGGAAAAAATAACCCTGATTCATCGCCGGCTCAAGGAAGACAGCTCGGGGTACGACAGATCCTGCGATAGCCTCGTCGAACATCGCCGTATATTCGAGGCTTTTGCAAACAGAGATGCCGACCAGCTGGAAAAAGCGGTCAGGGACCATAACGCATCGGCCCAACAGTACGATATCGACTCACTGCTGAGGGATGGCAAGTCCCTTATATAA
- a CDS encoding TRAP transporter large permease produces MSPEISMIAVFATLSILTLLGAPIFLSLGFSSLVGMFMVRGVQGLFQLPASMMGQLDSFLLVALPLYIFMGEVLNRSGIGAEIYDLLEKWLRRIPGGLAIASILSCAVFGAMCGVSIAGVAAIGVVAIPEMLKRGYNRPLAAGSVTAAGALAVLIPPSISFIIYGAISGVSVAKLFIAGIVPGVILSLMMASYVLLRVLKNPALAPLPEGTFSFRDSLAPLYKLWPVIFLLTAVLGTIYCGIATPTEAGAIGAVGALFVVILRRKVTVRIFIEILTGSMRIASMLLIIMAAAFAFGQYLNLVRLPLTLSRWVIGFNVSPMLVIVTIMIFLIMLGMFIDGVSLIIVTTPVILPTIIALGYDPLWYGVLLVLNLEIATITPPVGLNLYAMKSAIDDLKLGEILKGTLPYVIVEAIALTLFLLCPRLAMWLPNTM; encoded by the coding sequence GTGAGTCCTGAAATTAGCATGATCGCTGTTTTTGCCACACTAAGCATTCTGACCCTTTTAGGCGCCCCAATTTTTCTGTCTCTCGGCTTTTCGAGCCTTGTGGGCATGTTCATGGTAAGAGGGGTTCAGGGCCTTTTTCAGTTACCCGCATCGATGATGGGCCAGTTGGACAGCTTTTTGCTGGTGGCCCTCCCGCTGTATATCTTTATGGGAGAAGTCCTCAACCGAAGCGGCATCGGTGCTGAAATTTACGATCTTCTGGAAAAGTGGTTGCGGCGGATACCCGGAGGGCTGGCAATTGCCAGTATTCTTTCGTGTGCCGTGTTCGGAGCCATGTGCGGGGTCAGTATTGCCGGAGTGGCTGCCATCGGAGTTGTGGCGATTCCCGAAATGCTCAAACGCGGATATAACCGCCCGCTGGCGGCCGGATCCGTAACCGCTGCCGGTGCTCTCGCCGTCTTGATCCCACCGAGTATCTCGTTCATCATCTATGGCGCTATATCCGGTGTTTCGGTGGCGAAACTGTTCATCGCCGGTATCGTTCCGGGAGTCATTTTGTCGCTGATGATGGCCAGCTATGTTTTATTGCGCGTGCTCAAGAATCCCGCCCTGGCGCCACTACCTGAGGGCACCTTTTCCTTTCGCGACTCCCTGGCACCGCTCTACAAGCTGTGGCCGGTCATATTTCTGCTTACCGCCGTGCTTGGCACGATTTATTGCGGCATCGCCACCCCCACCGAAGCGGGGGCCATCGGCGCAGTCGGCGCTCTATTTGTGGTTATCCTGAGGCGTAAAGTGACTGTCCGCATTTTTATAGAGATTCTGACCGGTTCCATGCGCATCGCCAGCATGCTGTTGATCATTATGGCCGCTGCTTTTGCCTTCGGGCAGTACCTGAATCTGGTGCGGCTGCCGTTAACGCTCAGTCGCTGGGTCATCGGGTTCAATGTCAGTCCGATGCTCGTGATTGTGACCATCATGATTTTTTTGATTATGCTGGGAATGTTTATCGACGGCGTTTCCCTGATCATCGTGACTACCCCCGTAATTTTACCAACTATCATCGCCCTGGGCTATGATCCTCTGTGGTACGGAGTCCTGTTGGTGTTGAATCTGGAAATTGCGACGATCACGCCACCCGTCGGTCTGAACCTATATGCCATGAAAAGCGCAATCGACGATCTCAAATTGGGAGAAATATTGAAGGGTACGCTGCCGTATGTTATTGTAGAAGCCATCGCTCTAACCCTTTTTTTGTTGTGCCCCAGGCTGGCAATGTGGCTGCCCAATACCATGTAA
- a CDS encoding TRAP transporter small permease produces the protein MKLLHRVNELLSRAVFYLATVGTLLVVAIVFCNVIARYLFNTPFHWAEEVTSITVILIGFFPAAALLRKGWHVKFDLVSDRIESRLPRVSNALQILVNLCGIAFAGIIVWQTGINILNSWKFNMREPSMLGTPLWVPYSYMLIGSILLLIAFSCQLFDNISQIKGARKSES, from the coding sequence ATGAAACTGTTGCATCGAGTTAACGAATTACTGTCGCGAGCAGTCTTTTACTTGGCGACGGTCGGCACGCTCCTGGTGGTGGCGATCGTTTTTTGTAATGTAATTGCTCGCTATCTTTTTAACACACCGTTTCATTGGGCTGAAGAGGTGACCTCGATTACGGTCATCCTGATCGGCTTCTTTCCGGCGGCCGCCCTTTTGCGCAAGGGCTGGCATGTGAAATTCGATTTGGTTTCCGACAGAATTGAATCCCGGTTGCCCCGTGTCTCCAACGCATTGCAAATTCTTGTCAATCTGTGCGGAATTGCCTTCGCGGGCATCATCGTATGGCAGACGGGGATCAATATACTCAATAGCTGGAAGTTCAACATGCGTGAGCCTTCCATGCTGGGAACCCCTCTGTGGGTGCCTTATTCGTATATGCTGATCGGATCTATTTTACTGCTGATAGCGTTCAGCTGCCAGCTGTTCGACAATATTTCGCAAATTAAAGGAGCCCGGAAAAGTGAGTCCTGA
- the dctP gene encoding TRAP transporter substrate-binding protein DctP, whose amino-acid sequence MKKLGVVVAIACILCLFGSGPVSAADKVIKITVPAHITPGYKDMYDGVQRFVDRINELGKGEIQAELYHSQSLYKVKEIVPALINGSCEIIFHTSTHTTGSWPEVGGLSLPLLYNDEYEARDKWMIGGEILNLVNQEMGRKYGVRILASGILEGLVICTRDKVITGPDDLKGMKIRGTGKPDADFVKACGGSPTFLSSSELYEAFSRGTIDGLVTYPGTIVARNLDEVLGNLIDMKPMLSAWGYQIYVLNSTFESWPKSVQSVVQTAVYEYDYRYLNEAMDIYKQSIRPRLEKKMKFSSPSAAQMDKFREIARKTYGDWLKTVDRDFGQKFLELNGVTLN is encoded by the coding sequence ATGAAAAAACTGGGAGTTGTGGTAGCGATTGCATGTATTTTATGTTTATTTGGATCCGGACCGGTTTCGGCTGCAGACAAGGTCATCAAAATTACCGTGCCGGCCCATATCACACCGGGTTACAAGGACATGTACGACGGTGTGCAGCGTTTTGTCGACCGCATCAATGAATTGGGCAAGGGCGAGATTCAAGCAGAGTTGTACCATTCTCAGAGCCTCTACAAGGTCAAAGAAATAGTGCCGGCCTTGATAAACGGCTCGTGTGAAATCATTTTTCACACGAGTACTCACACCACCGGCAGTTGGCCGGAGGTCGGCGGCCTTTCCCTGCCGCTGCTTTATAATGACGAATATGAAGCAAGGGACAAGTGGATGATCGGCGGGGAAATCCTCAATCTCGTCAACCAGGAAATGGGACGCAAGTACGGCGTGCGGATTCTGGCTTCGGGAATTTTGGAGGGACTGGTCATCTGCACCCGAGACAAGGTGATTACCGGCCCAGATGACTTGAAGGGAATGAAAATCCGGGGCACCGGCAAACCGGATGCCGATTTTGTAAAGGCCTGCGGGGGCTCGCCGACATTCTTGTCGTCTTCCGAATTGTATGAAGCCTTCAGCAGGGGAACCATCGACGGTCTGGTCACCTACCCGGGTACGATCGTGGCCCGAAATCTGGACGAAGTGCTGGGAAACTTAATCGATATGAAGCCGATGCTCAGCGCCTGGGGATATCAGATCTATGTGCTGAACAGCACGTTCGAGAGCTGGCCGAAAAGCGTTCAGAGTGTCGTCCAGACGGCAGTCTATGAATACGACTACCGCTATCTGAACGAAGCGATGGATATTTACAAGCAGAGCATTCGACCGCGTCTGGAAAAGAAAATGAAATTTTCTTCCCCCAGTGCGGCACAGATGGACAAATTCAGGGAAATCGCCCGCAAGACTTATGGCGATTGGCTCAAGACGGTCGATAGGGATTTTGGTCAAAAGTTTTTGGAACTGAACGGTGTAACCTTGAATTAG
- a CDS encoding oxaloacetate decarboxylase — protein MKKTALLRSLILDEGILVMPGVFDSISAILAEKAGFKSIILGGYPTAATRLGKPDLSLVTLTEMVDHVRNIVEAVEIPVFVDGDTGHGELLNVRRTVREFERAGVAGLFIEDQVFPKRCGHMEGKQVIPAEEMVAKIKVALDARIDEDLVIMARTDARAVNGLDDAIRRANLYREAGADLIFVEAPQSVAEMRKIITEVDAPNLSNMVEGGKTPRMDARELAQIGYDVVAFPLSALLSAAHSIAGVFKVLFETGSTEASLDGMMTFSEFNRLLRLESFQNFINRYQS, from the coding sequence ATGAAAAAAACGGCATTGCTTCGCAGTTTGATCCTGGATGAAGGGATTCTTGTTATGCCCGGCGTCTTTGATTCTATTTCGGCAATTCTGGCTGAAAAAGCCGGCTTCAAGTCGATTATTCTGGGTGGTTATCCGACAGCCGCCACTCGCCTGGGCAAACCGGACCTCTCTCTGGTGACCCTTACCGAGATGGTCGATCATGTTCGCAATATTGTCGAAGCCGTTGAGATCCCGGTATTCGTAGACGGAGATACCGGCCATGGTGAATTGCTCAATGTTCGGCGAACCGTCAGGGAGTTCGAAAGAGCCGGCGTGGCCGGGCTTTTCATCGAAGATCAGGTTTTTCCCAAGCGCTGTGGCCACATGGAGGGCAAACAGGTTATTCCTGCCGAGGAAATGGTCGCCAAGATTAAGGTCGCCCTTGATGCCCGTATCGATGAGGACCTGGTCATTATGGCCCGGACGGATGCGCGTGCGGTCAACGGGCTCGACGACGCCATCCGGCGTGCGAATCTGTACCGTGAAGCCGGGGCCGATCTGATTTTCGTGGAAGCGCCGCAATCGGTTGCGGAGATGCGGAAAATCATCACCGAAGTCGACGCACCCAATCTGTCCAACATGGTCGAAGGCGGAAAAACTCCTCGAATGGACGCCCGGGAACTGGCGCAGATCGGTTACGACGTGGTCGCCTTTCCTCTGTCAGCCCTTCTGTCGGCGGCACATTCGATCGCCGGGGTGTTTAAAGTGCTCTTCGAAACCGGTTCAACCGAAGCATCCCTTGACGGCATGATGACGTTCAGCGAATTTAACCGGCTGTTGCGGCTGGAATCGTTTCAAAACTTTATCAATAGATATCAATCGTAG